The genome window AGACCGTCACCTACAACCCACCGGCGTTCGTCGCCCGCTTCCCAGCGAAGGTCGGCCGGACCTGGGAGGGATCGTGGTCCGGGAGGACCAGCGGTGAATACACGGCTCGCACGTTCGATCACACGACGCTTGTGATCGACGGGCAAGAGGTCGAGGTGTGGGCCAGCGAGATCATCATGAACATGCGCGGGGAGGTCGAGGGACAGGCGATCACGCGCTCCTGGTACGCCCCCGAGCATCGCCTGGTCGTGAAGCAGTATCAGAAGGCGGACTTGAAGACTGGCCCCGGTGCGTACCGCAGCGAGTGGACCGGTCAGGTCCTGTCGCTAGATCCCCAGACCTAAGAAGCGTTAGATCCCCGCCGCTGTTCGGCGAACCTCGCTGGGCTGGATGTCGTCGAGCGTCTCACCCCTGCGGATCCGCTCGAACGAGAACGGCGACAGATCGATCGTCGTGTAGCAGCCTTCGCTGACAAGCTCCGCTATGCCCCGTCCGATCGCCGGCGCATGCATCACGCCATGTCCGCTGAGGCCGCAAGCGAAGAGGAAACCTTCGACCTCCGCCAGCGGGCCGATGATCGCGTTCTGATCGAGCGTGTTCATCTCGTAATGCCCTGCCCACGCCCGCACGAGCTCGACCTCTTCGAAGCCCTCCACCCTCCGAGCAAGCGCGCCACGGATGATGTCTTCGAACAGGTACAGGTCGGGCGCGAGGTCGTCGGTGTCTGGATCGCGCTCGGGTGGAGGCGCGGTCACCGCCATATAGAGGTCCTCGTAGGGCCGGACGTACAGGCCGCGGCCGGCCACCGTCGGGTCGACCAGGTTCGGCATGTCGTCCAGGCCGTGTTCCGGACGGAACAGGAACGCCGTCCGCTTGCGCGCCTCTATCGGGATGGTGACACCCACCTGTCGCGCAACCGCCGCTGCCCGCGGGCCCGCGGCATCAACGACGTATGAGCACCGGATCGTTTTGCCGCTGCCGAGGCCCACGCCGGCGACGCGACCTCCGTCGACATGCACCTGCGTCACCTCTGCCTCGACATAGGACACGCCCAGCGTGATCGCGCCCTCCCGCACCGCCGCGAGGGCCCGAACTGGGTCGAACCAACCCTCGCCCGCGGTCCCGAAGGTCGCCCCGCCGAGATCGTCGCCCTTCACCCACGGGAACCGACGACGCAGCTCGTCCCGGTCCAACAGCTCGACCTGGGCGCCGTTGCCGACCTGACGGTCATAGGCAGCCTGCAGCCGCGCCCGGCCATCTTGCGTCGCGAGGATGAGGTAGCCGCGCTCGACGAAGTCGATATGGGGCTCCGCGGCACCGGGCAGGTAGTCGGCTAGCTGCGTATAGAAGGCGTACCCGAACTGCGACATCGCGACGTTCACGCCCAAGTTGAACTGCTGGCGGATAGCGGACGCGGAGCGAGCCGTGGAGGAACGCTCGAAGCCGAGGTCCTTCTCTACGACTGTAACGCTCGCGCCGACGCGGGCCAGGAAGAGCGCGGTGCAGGTTCCGATGATCCCGCCACCGACCACGACGACGTCGGCGCGATCGGGAGCTATGGCTTCTGTTCGAGTGTCGCCGTCAGTCGCCGTCGCCGTCCTTGCCCTTGCCGTTGCCGTTGCTGGACGGATGGTCCGAATCGCCGCCGTCGGAGTCGCCGCCGGAGTCGTCTTCCTTGCCCTTGCCTTCTTCGTCCTTTACGGGCTCGGGCGGAGGTGGTGGGGGTGGCGGGTTGATCTGGATGTCCGGGAGGTCCAACGGAACCGTGAAGTACGCGATCTCGAGGTCCTCGAGCGCGGCCCCCATGAACGCGGCCCAGATCTCCGCGGGGAACGTTCCTCCGGTCACGTCGATCCCATGCACGGGCCGACACTTCTCCGGGATCTCGCAGTACTGCATGAGCGGCGAGAGGTCGTCCTTCGTGCCCGGCTTCTTGTCACGACCCGGCTCGATCGGGTAGCCCATCCACACCACGGTCGCCAGCTGCGGCGTGTAGCCCGCGAACCAAGCGTCTCGGTTGTCCTGCGTCGTCCCGGTCTTGCCCGCGACGGGTCGGCCTATCTGGGCCGCGGTCCCCGTCCCGAACTCGATCACACCCTCCAACGACTGGGTCAACACGTCGACCGTGTTCGGGTCGATCACCTGCTCCGGCGTGGTGTCGACGGTGTTCTTGCACCGCATCTTGTCGGGGGCCGAGTACCCGATCAGACATCTCCCCCCACGGCTCTCCACCCACCGGATCGGGTTTATCTGAGGCAGCGCGCCCCGACCCGCTAGCGTGGCGTACGCCCGCGCCATCTCCAAAACCGACACGTCCAACGTTCCCAGCGACAGCGAGCAGTGCGGTTCGACCTCGCCGTTGGGACCGGAGCCGGAGAAGCCGAGGCGCGTCACCAGCTCGGCCACGTCCACGGCGCCGACCTCGGTGATCAGGTCCGCGTAGACGGTGTTGACAGAGCTCGCCGTCGCCTGGTTCAGGTCGAGCATCCCGTACGAGACGCCGCCGTAGTTCTCCGGCTGCCAGATGCCGTCGGGGCCGGCGCACGTCGGATCCTCGATGGTCTTCGGGCTCTCACCCGAGAAGCGCGAGTACGGCGAGATGTTCTCCTCGTATGCGCGCAGCAACGTGAACGGCTTGAACGCGGAGCCCGCCTGCCGTCTTCCATCGGTCGCGAAGTTGAACCCGCGCGCCTTCTTCACGTCGCTGAAGTCGCGGCCCCCGACCATCGCGCGCACATCCCCGGTCGGCGTAAGCGACACGAGAGACGCCTGCGGGTCACCACGTTCGGTGAGCCGCGCCTGGATGGCGGCCTCGGCGTCCCGCTGCATCTCCATGTCGATCGTCGTGTAGATCTTGAGCCCGCATCTGAAGAGGCAGTCGCCGAAGCGCGGGTAGAGGTAGTCCTTGCGCAACCACTCCAGGAAATACGCAGCGCCCTGCTGGTGCGCGCGCAACGGCGAGGATGTCTTGAACCTGAGCTTCTTCTTCGACGCCTGCGCCTCTTGCTCGGGCGTGATGTAGCCCTCCTCGCGCATAGCGCCCAGCACGTAACTCCGTCGCTCCATCCCGGTCTCGGTCTGCTGATAGGCGGCGGGCGCCGGGATCAGCCCGGCGAGGTATGCCGCCTCATGCAGCTTCAGGTCCTTCGCGTCCTTGGCGAAGTAGACGCCTGCTGCGGCCTCGATGCC of Actinomycetota bacterium contains these proteins:
- a CDS encoding FAD-binding oxidoreductase: MVGGGIIGTCTALFLARVGASVTVVEKDLGFERSSTARSASAIRQQFNLGVNVAMSQFGYAFYTQLADYLPGAAEPHIDFVERGYLILATQDGRARLQAAYDRQVGNGAQVELLDRDELRRRFPWVKGDDLGGATFGTAGEGWFDPVRALAAVREGAITLGVSYVEAEVTQVHVDGGRVAGVGLGSGKTIRCSYVVDAAGPRAAAVARQVGVTIPIEARKRTAFLFRPEHGLDDMPNLVDPTVAGRGLYVRPYEDLYMAVTAPPPERDPDTDDLAPDLYLFEDIIRGALARRVEGFEEVELVRAWAGHYEMNTLDQNAIIGPLAEVEGFLFACGLSGHGVMHAPAIGRGIAELVSEGCYTTIDLSPFSFERIRRGETLDDIQPSEVRRTAAGI
- a CDS encoding transglycosylase domain-containing protein, which produces MANPPKHAQKIPIRRASRPAGRLRAPRRWGPVWWLNVAAAVAISLVAADFIVEYSLAKVPLPEEVKLPSTSEVYDRHGKLIATYRDEVTRFIVDTKELPDHVWKAVVAAEDRDFFDHEGVSPAGMVRAAWANVTSGSVQQGGSTITQQYIKNAVLEDPSRTIERKVKEAILSIKLERSYAKEEILDFYLNTVYFGRGAYGIEAAAGVYFAKDAKDLKLHEAAYLAGLIPAPAAYQQTETGMERRSYVLGAMREEGYITPEQEAQASKKKLRFKTSSPLRAHQQGAAYFLEWLRKDYLYPRFGDCLFRCGLKIYTTIDMEMQRDAEAAIQARLTERGDPQASLVSLTPTGDVRAMVGGRDFSDVKKARGFNFATDGRRQAGSAFKPFTLLRAYEENISPYSRFSGESPKTIEDPTCAGPDGIWQPENYGGVSYGMLDLNQATASSVNTVYADLITEVGAVDVAELVTRLGFSGSGPNGEVEPHCSLSLGTLDVSVLEMARAYATLAGRGALPQINPIRWVESRGGRCLIGYSAPDKMRCKNTVDTTPEQVIDPNTVDVLTQSLEGVIEFGTGTAAQIGRPVAGKTGTTQDNRDAWFAGYTPQLATVVWMGYPIEPGRDKKPGTKDDLSPLMQYCEIPEKCRPVHGIDVTGGTFPAEIWAAFMGAALEDLEIAYFTVPLDLPDIQINPPPPPPPPEPVKDEEGKGKEDDSGGDSDGGDSDHPSSNGNGKGKDGDGD